Proteins found in one Parasteatoda tepidariorum isolate YZ-2023 chromosome 7, CAS_Ptep_4.0, whole genome shotgun sequence genomic segment:
- the LOC122268977 gene encoding uncharacterized protein, which translates to MEVLKQVRTQHRRLFTQSCNDFAKIETEMNDEEKLLKLRIISEKGKQLLVSEENVRTELFSEVRDEKEIDKEIDDSESYIDKIRVFDIKLENLLYSISEKHNMSVTSHLLAGPTNLQHPKIKLPVFDGNLKNWLSFWCQFEKIDKDPNIGDHDKFLYLSQSMLKGSPADELLRSFPPSGESYKTAINQLKTRYGKEELLIQVYVRELLALVLQKQSKSEKSLRKLYDQLESKLRSLEVLGVTREKYAAMLFPLIESSIPEKTLKAWERYRTINKRSIIHVVPNVEGAEPITKTELDTLLEFLEGEVEAEERVNMAFQSFVRGTDDSEKRRIPTNGRFQLKQKFGKSAQIPSTSELLTSPHEKRKCLFCENQHNSWDCEYAKNWSLNDRETAVARSRCCFLCLRPGHRVINCRRKPCFNCGKNHNILLCRGVAASNEVQNPESKATERVVGDNVLTSQSLHSEVLLQTLVLRIRNGNKDKLVRAIIDTGSERTYIMRDVVKYLGIEKCGEIKLVHKLFGGVSSGEKYHSQYKVTLASMDYRFNCKVLCLDQPVICDYIKRIPNGPWMKELNDYGICVNDTEYSSLGVSNDVKLLLGADVAGKLFTGNVKCLIEGPVAVESHLGWTLMGKIPKNDIAVTTNSSLSLLLTEASVNQLWSLDVLGITDPSAKKVQAELQRATQEYFLETIRLDVENCFVVSMPWLEDHPPLPTNYDLAYKRLNSTVNRLKSQSIYKEYEQVFNEWMEEGIIEEVKDNCEENEHYLPHRAVIKPNSTTKIGPVFDASAKAEGFPSLNDCLEKGEKLIELIPSILMRFRTERIGVVSDIRKAFLQIGLTETDRNYLRFLWLSDTSLKVYRHCRVVFGVTCSPFLLSSTIKYLLMNVLKKIREQKATYPEYVVQKLMKSFYADNCVTSVKDIEELNMFERVATEIMASRKFDLRGW; encoded by the coding sequence ATGGAAGTATTGAAACAAGTGAGAACACAGCATCGTAGATTGTTTACTCAGTCATGCaatgattttgcaaaaattgagaCTGAAATGAACGATGAAGagaaattgttgaaattaaGAATCATATCAGAAAAAGGTAAGCAATTACTTGTATCTGAAGAAAATGTAAGAACTGAGTTGTTTTCGGAAGTTCgagatgaaaaagaaattgataaggAAATAGATGATTCCGAAtcttatattgataaaattagagtttttgatattaaattggaaaatttactttattctaTTTCTGAAAAACATAATATGTCCGTTACTAGCCATTTACTTGCTGGTCCGACTAATTTGCAGCATCCAAAGATTAAGCTTCCAGTCTTTGatggaaatttgaaaaactggCTCAGTTTTTGGTGCCAATTTGAGAAAATTGACAAAGATCCGAATATTGGAGACCATgataaattcctttatttatcGCAATCCATGTTAAAAGGATCACCTGCTGATGAACTTTTAAGGAGTTTTCCTCCGAGTGGAGAGAGTTATAAAACTGCAATTAATCAACTTAAAACTCGGTATGGAAAGGAAGAATTGTTGATTCAAGTGTATGTGAGAGAGTTATTAGCTTTAGTATTACAGAAACAAAGCAAATCTGAGAAATCTCTGCGGAAACTTTATGATCAACTTGAATCAAAACTTCGATCATTAGAAGTGTTAGGAGTAACTAGAGAAAAATATGCTGCAATGTTGTTTCCTCTAATCGAGTCGTCAATTCCTGAGAAAACACTCAAAGCGTGGGAAAGATATCGGACTATAAATAAACGGTCAATTATTCATGTTGTTCCAAATGTTGAAGGAGCTGAACCAATTACCAAGACTGAGTTGGATACTTTGCTAGAGTTCTTAGAGGGTGAAGTAGAGGCTGAAGAGAGAGTGAACATGGCATTTCAATCCTTCGTGAGAGGTACAGATGATAGTGAGAAACGAAGAATTCCTACGAACGGTAGATTCcagttgaaacaaaaatttggtaaatctgCACAAATACCTTCCACTTCTGAATTGCTTACTTCACCACATGAAAAGAGAAAGTGCCTTTTTTGTGAAAACCAGCACAATTCTTGGGATTGtgaatatgcaaaaaattggAGTTTGAATGATAGAGAAACGGCTGTTGCAAGATCACGTTGTTGTTTCTTATGCTTACGACCAGGGCACAGAGTAATAAATTGCAGACGGAAACCATGCTTTAATTGTGGTAAAAATCACAATATACTTCTTTGCAGAGGAGTTGCGGCCAGTAATGAAGTTCAAAACCCAGAGAGTAAGGCAACCGAAAGAGTCGTTGGCGATAACGTCTTAACTAGCCAGTCTCTTCATTCTGAAGTTTTATTACAGACTCTAGTCCTGCGCATAAGAAATGGAAATAAAGACAAACTTGTGAGAGCTATTATTGATACAGGTTCTGAGAGAACATATATTATGAGAGACGTAGTCAAATATTTGGGTATAGAGAAATGCGGAGAAATTAAGTTAGTACACAAGTTGTTTGGCGGTGTATCATCAGGTGAGAAGTATCATTCTCAATACAAAGTTACTTTAGCGAGTATGGATTACAGATTTAATTGCAAAGTACTTTGTTTAGATCAACCAGTGATTTGTGATTATATCAAACGCATCCCTAATGGTCCATGGATGAAAGAGTTGAATGACTATGGAATATGTGTGAATGATACTGAGTATAGTTCACTAGGAGTATCTAATGACGTCAAATTGTTACTTGGAGCTGATGTGGCCGGCAAGCTTTTCACAGGCAATGTAAAATGTTTGATTGAAGGTCCTGTTGCCGTTGAGTCACATCTAGGGTGGACTCTTATGGGGAAGATACCGAAAAATGATATTGCTGTGACGACAAATTCTTCTCTTTCATTGCTTTTAACTGAAGCATCAGTGAATCAACTGTGGTCATTGGATGTTTTGGGAATCACAGATCCATCTGCGAAGAAAGTGCAGGCAGAGTTGCAAAGAGCTACACAAGAGTACTTTTTGGAGACAATCAGACTAGATGTAGAAAACTGTTTTGTGGTTAGCATGCCTTGGCTGGAAGATCATCCTCCATTACCAACCAACTATGACCTGGCGTATAAAAGATTGAATTCGACTGTCAACCGCCTTAAATCGCAGTCGATTTATAAAGAGTATGAGCAAGTTTTTAATGAATGGATGGAGGAGGGAATAATAGAAGAAGTAAAGGATAATTGTGAGGAAAATGAACACTACCTACCTCATCGTGCAGTTATAAAACCGAATAGCACCACCAAAATTGGACCCGTATTTGATGCTTCAGCTAAGGCCGAAGGTTTTCCAAGTTTAAATGACTGCTTAGAGAAGGGTGAAAAGCTAATTGAATTGATACCAAGCATTTTGATGCGGTTTAGGACTGAGAGAATTGGTGTCGTTTCAGACATACGTAAAGCCTTCTTACAAATCGGACTTACTGAAACTGATAGAAATTACTTAAGATTTTTATGGCTTAGTGATACAAGCTTGAAGGTTTACAGGCATTGCAGGGTAGTATTTGGAGTAACCTGTAGCCCATTTTTGCTGTCCTCAACTATCAAATACCTCCTgatgaatgttttgaaaaaaataagggaACAAAAGGCTACTTATCCTgaatatgttgtacaaaaactaatgaaaagtttttatgcaGACAATTGTGTCACGAGTGTCAAGGATATAGAAGAATTGAATATGTTTGAAAGAGTTGCTACTGAAATAATGGCAAGTAGAAAATTCGATCTTAGAGGGTGGTAG